Proteins from one Mixophyes fleayi isolate aMixFle1 chromosome 9, aMixFle1.hap1, whole genome shotgun sequence genomic window:
- the ACTMAP gene encoding actin maturation protease isoform X1: MSHQETSTVCFDILMPEEDGASAATNAVPIPPPPPPTLCPPPPSLVKSKFFKKVADSSDPSVGGCEELKKLIKNLLDRSSRTLKWLLYNQHIPSLIQEGPQCGLVALWMAGGLLEMKHKVTLDKIVQMAMARGYTSLGEMFSAANMACLAEEVFGCHYQLLTGGMEGENRERILRHLTDGLPVLIPYDEDFNHEPCQRDGHRAHWAVISGVLFGMQNGSLCPDPEVPGLYNPPPNPPALHSGDIDQIYLIAKQGKSLRYQLWEYGSVSCSNSQLLQLDPKRASDGNIYVIPEGGLQDGLNAKILLLRRSEN; this comes from the exons TACTCATGCCAGAGGAGGATGGAGCAAGTGCAGCCACCAATGCCGTTCCTATACCCCCGCCACCACCGCcaaccctctgcccccctcctccatcGCTGGTGAAGAGCAAGTTCTTTAAAAAGGTGGCAGATAGCAGTGACCCCTCGGTTGGAGGATGTGAAGAGTTAAAAAAGTTGATAAAGAATCTATTGGACAG ATCCAGCAGAACGTTAAAGTGGCTTCTATATAACCAGCACATACCATCCTTGATACAGGAGGGGCCGCA GTGTGGTCTGGTCGCTCTGTGGATGGCAGGGGGACTTCTGGAGATGAAACATAAGGTGACACTGGACAAAATTGTACAAATGGCCATGGCCAGAGGATACACCAGCCTGGGGGAAATGTTCTCAG CTGCTAATATGGCCTGCCTGGCAGAGGAGGTGTTTGGCTGTCACTATCAGCTCTTGACGGGAGGAATGGAAGGAGAGAACAGAGAGCGAATCCTGCGTCACCTGACAGACGGACTTCCTGTCCTCATCCC ATATGATGAGGATTTTAACCATGAGCCATGCCAGAGAGATGGGCACCGAGCACACTGGGCAGTGATCTCAG GTGTATTATTTGGAATGCAGAATGGTTCTTTATGTCCTGACCCAGAAGTTCCTGGATTATATAACCCACCACCCAACCCACCTGCCCTGCACTCAGGTGACATAGACCAGATCTACCTCATTGCCAAGCAGGGCAAGAGCCTTCGTTACCAGTTGTGGGAGTACGGGTCCGTGAGCTGCAGCAACAGCCAGCTTCTCCAGCTGGATCCCAAGAGGGCCAGTGATGGGAACATCTACGTGATTCCTGAGGGTGGCCTACAAGATGGGCTAAATGCCAAAATACTGCTCCTGAGACGCTCAGAGAACTGA
- the ACTMAP gene encoding actin maturation protease isoform X2, whose product MPEEDGASAATNAVPIPPPPPPTLCPPPPSLVKSKFFKKVADSSDPSVGGCEELKKLIKNLLDRSSRTLKWLLYNQHIPSLIQEGPQCGLVALWMAGGLLEMKHKVTLDKIVQMAMARGYTSLGEMFSAANMACLAEEVFGCHYQLLTGGMEGENRERILRHLTDGLPVLIPYDEDFNHEPCQRDGHRAHWAVISGVLFGMQNGSLCPDPEVPGLYNPPPNPPALHSGDIDQIYLIAKQGKSLRYQLWEYGSVSCSNSQLLQLDPKRASDGNIYVIPEGGLQDGLNAKILLLRRSEN is encoded by the exons ATGCCAGAGGAGGATGGAGCAAGTGCAGCCACCAATGCCGTTCCTATACCCCCGCCACCACCGCcaaccctctgcccccctcctccatcGCTGGTGAAGAGCAAGTTCTTTAAAAAGGTGGCAGATAGCAGTGACCCCTCGGTTGGAGGATGTGAAGAGTTAAAAAAGTTGATAAAGAATCTATTGGACAG ATCCAGCAGAACGTTAAAGTGGCTTCTATATAACCAGCACATACCATCCTTGATACAGGAGGGGCCGCA GTGTGGTCTGGTCGCTCTGTGGATGGCAGGGGGACTTCTGGAGATGAAACATAAGGTGACACTGGACAAAATTGTACAAATGGCCATGGCCAGAGGATACACCAGCCTGGGGGAAATGTTCTCAG CTGCTAATATGGCCTGCCTGGCAGAGGAGGTGTTTGGCTGTCACTATCAGCTCTTGACGGGAGGAATGGAAGGAGAGAACAGAGAGCGAATCCTGCGTCACCTGACAGACGGACTTCCTGTCCTCATCCC ATATGATGAGGATTTTAACCATGAGCCATGCCAGAGAGATGGGCACCGAGCACACTGGGCAGTGATCTCAG GTGTATTATTTGGAATGCAGAATGGTTCTTTATGTCCTGACCCAGAAGTTCCTGGATTATATAACCCACCACCCAACCCACCTGCCCTGCACTCAGGTGACATAGACCAGATCTACCTCATTGCCAAGCAGGGCAAGAGCCTTCGTTACCAGTTGTGGGAGTACGGGTCCGTGAGCTGCAGCAACAGCCAGCTTCTCCAGCTGGATCCCAAGAGGGCCAGTGATGGGAACATCTACGTGATTCCTGAGGGTGGCCTACAAGATGGGCTAAATGCCAAAATACTGCTCCTGAGACGCTCAGAGAACTGA